One Glycine max cultivar Williams 82 chromosome 8, Glycine_max_v4.0, whole genome shotgun sequence genomic window, TTTTGTCTCCATCTAATCGGGGAGGTCTAATGACTGCAATGGTTCTGTTGTGGGTTTTTATGGGCTTATTTGCTGGCTACTCCTCAGCACGTTTGTACAAGATGTTCAAGGGCACAGAATGGAAAAGGAACACCTTGAAAACTGCATTTATGTTCCCGGGCATTCTTTTTGCTGTCTTCTTTGTGCTGAATGCTTTAATCTGGGGGGAGCAGTCCTCCGGGGCCGTCCCTTTTGGAACAATGTTTGCTCTAGTCTGCTTATGGTTTGGTATATCAGTACCCCTGGTCTTTGTGGGCAGTTACTTGGGCTTTAAAAAGCCGGCAATTGAAGACCCAGTGAAGACTAATAAAATTCCTAGGCAGGTACCTGAGCAGGCATGGTATATGAAATCCGTCTTCTCAATTCTTATTGGAGGCATTCTTCCATTTGGTGCAGTGTTCATCGAGCTCTTCTTTATCCTGACATCAATATGGCTGAACCAGTTCTATTACATCTTCGGCTTTCTTTTCATAGTGTTTGTGATCCTATTAATCACCTGTGCCGAGATTACCATTGTGCTTTGCTACTTCCAATTGTGCAGTGAGGATTACAATTGGTGGTGGAGATCTTACCTCACTGCTGGGTCCTCTGCGCTGTACCTTTTCCTCTACTCAATTTTCTACTTCTTTACCAAGTTGGAGATTTCAAAGCTGGTCTCGGGCATCCTTTACTTTGGATACATGATAATTGTTTCATATGCCTTCTTTGTGTTGACGGGAACTATCGGCTTCTATGCATGCTTCTGGTTTGTTCGCAAGATCTACTCGTCGGTGAAGATTGACTGATTTCAGGCATCAATCATATAATATGACGGATGAGTACAACCGGAACCTGAGACTGAGAGGACTCCAACCAAATACTGCGGGGAAGTTACCTTTCCCCCCACCTCTGAAAACCCTTTTTTGTTTATCGTTAGAGTAGTAGTTggattgttaatttgttacacactgtttttcaaatattattgtGCTAGTTTCTCGAGTAATGATATATGTCTGCATATTTCTACATGACACGACCAAGTCATTAGATATTGAATCAGCAATTACTTGTGAGGGAATGTTTGACGTGAGGATCTTATAACTTGTAAATTtcgtattttaaaaattgtaaaagaaaaaagcataTGAATATGATACcttaaaaatccaaaaaaaaaaaaaaaatcgaatatATCCCTAAACAAAAATTTCAGCGTTTTTGTCCCTACATTTTTTCCGTGTTAACAACTTTAGTCCTTGCTGTTAAATAACGTAACTACATACATAGGCAGTCTAACATTGTCAACCGATTTGAACATATTACTAGATCTCACTTTTAAAATTTGGCATTTAATATgttctcccttctctctttttgAATGTGCATTTAACACTATTCCTTGTATCTATCTTTATACTTGATATTTTTAActgtttattcattttaatctaTCGTCTTTATCTCTCTCGCTATATAGAATTTCAATACTCACGAATTGtcgatatttatttttttaaaaaaatcttatattacaactgttgattataaatttaaaatataacttttgtaCCGAAAAActagtaaaatataatatatatttaaaactatttatttaccataaatgttatttataatataatttatatatttcaaaaaaatccattatgaatattaatattaattatataaaaaaatatttatcttatacaatgtataaattaaaacattagtcaataatctataataaattttatatataataatatcaatatatctattttaaattctaactACATCTAAAAgctaataagataaaaatgttaactttgaattttaattgaattagggtttttgttttacttttaagCTTGCAAATATCCTCTACAGAAATACACTTGACAGGGGACCAGGATCGTCTGTAACATATTCTTTTCTACAACCTTTCTTCCCCACCCTTTCTATCTCTGGAACAGAATCTTAGTTGCTTCCTCAGGGAGACATGGCGAAAGAGTGAAACGATAGAATCACTTCGGAAAGGTGGTGAAAGCCAAGGTTTATATCACAAATATACGAgcataactattattattttttatgtcttCCTCCAGATTCTCAAAGCACTGCGTAATGTTGAATTTCTGTCTGAGTTATTTTAGGGTAGAATTATAAGTCCAATGGAAAAACCAAGGCATGAAATAccaaatatgaagaaaaatgcTAATTACAACATATCCTACAATGCATTCTTAAAACACTTTATCTTTGACtcatttattgaattaaaaaataatgttaagtcTCACTTCTTTCTAATGGAGACTTAatcattttgtaaattttaatcaaacttCAACTAAGGGTAGAAAAAATGTATTAGTGACACTTTCTCGAAAcaagaaaaagtaaaagcaaaacaTGATTGAATTAATATACCTTATGTTATTACATTGGGTTGTTTTCTTATAAGAAAGCGCCAAATTGCTTTCTCCTTACAACTACAAGGTAATATTATAACATTACATCACAGGAAGCTAGAGACTTCCACACAAACAAAAACCAATTTTGCACATGGACTCAATCGATGTCGTCTCAATGTGCATCAGGTAACTTTTTCACCCTCTCCTCCACTTCAGTATAACAACCACAACAccaatatatatacacataaaaCCACAACAATCATCCCAGCAGGCTTTCAACCACATGGTGTGTATTCATTTGCAATTTCACCTTGGTAAAGCCAAATTAATGCCAGTGGTGGTCTACAAGTGTAAACTTAGCTGACCCAAAACACCATGTATTCAATTGCAGAATAAATCAATATGGAAACTTTATTCCACTTATTTTCAGATGTTGAAAATGATCAGGTGCAAATGGCCTCCACAGAGAGTTTCTTCATGACTCTTGGACAAGGATCTCCTCCAAAAATTTCAGGAGACACTGTCACTGTGCACCAGCTCTGGCCAACACAATTCTGCAACAATAAagtcataattaaataatgtattCAGTGAAAAAGGACCATAAAGAAATTGATCATTTGACCTTCAGAGTTTaactcaaaactcaaaagtaTTTAACactgaaacaaaaataatgacccttctatagtttgaaagaaataataccTTTAGGAAAGCATCATATGACTTGTGAGCATGACAACTTCCTTCGCGGTAGCTTCCACAAGACCCTACTGGAGTGCCAAAGCTAGCAAACTTGattgatgatattttttgtcCAGGTCCACATGACAAATGTGCTTTTGGTCTCACAGGACTTCTGACTTTGCCAGAAGCTTGCATCTCATAACTTACAAGATTTGGCTGCCACTCATAGATGTCAGCACATACACTATCTATATCCCTTCTAACCAAAAAGATCCCGTTCGGATCCCCACCCAATTCCTCAAACACAACCAATAAATTTCCACTTGGCTTCAGCCATGAGTGAGGAACATGATACCTGAAATTATCAGCCAGTAATTAGTAAAATGTCAATTGACAAGAATTTCTAACCaacattaaacaaaaattgCAGAACAATTTTGATATTTCTCACCATCGTTGAGAAGCCTCGCCACAGTTACTTCCACATTTCTTCTCATTGTAAGTTCCAGCATAGTTACAGTAACCACAAGAACCGGATGCTTTGTAAGCAGGCCAGTAGCGGCCTAGGCTTTGCCCATTTATCCACACTTGACCTTTGCCCATGCTGCCCATGTCTAAAGCCAACGGTGCAACTCCAGCTGGGGCATCAAAGGTAGTCtgtaaaagtataaaaaggACATTACTTAAACTGCATCTCAAAAGGGTCCCTTTTCTTGCATTTTATACCAACTTATCTGTATATGGTAACCATTTCTAAGAGCATTctcatcaattaatttttttttcttctagctCATTTTTGTCTAATAGTAAAAGTAAGTTCCATGAAGTATGGATTACCCCAGAAtcaatgaaaagaagaaaaaaatgttttgcgGAAGTAGCCAAGATGTAATTTTGTTAAAGGGTAGCAAACATAAGGAGGGGTTGacagaggaaaagaaaataagggtAGTTTAATCTCCACAATGAAAACTTTACATTTCTACCACTAGTATATAAGAATAGTAATTTAAGAATAGGGCAatctaaacaaaatttaaagcaaGCCTAAACATATGCTTCTTTAACTATTAGAAGCTTATAGAGGCATCACAATACTCACTTTGTACCAAGTCAATGGCTGTCTTCTGGAAACTAAAAACCCCTGAAGCCACTCAACAGAGGAACTTCCACTAAGAGAATGAAGATTCAAGGCTTCACCTTTAAGACCAACCTAAAACATACATTCAAATGACTCTCAAGCAAACTAAAGCAATAATGAGAAAGAGAAAGCACGAAGAATGTCTGAAAAGAACCTTGTATGACCACTTCTGCCAAGTTAAGTCCCTCCTACCCTCATTGAGACCACTTAATGTAATTGGGCCTAGAACACCAGCATTCCATCTTTCAAAATGTGGACCAACATTCTGAATGTCAATAACAAGAAGCAGATGAGTATATATAGTCATGTTCACAAGTCAGAGTTCAACATTCTAAAAAATTGGATTAGTTTGGAAGTACAGAGGTGCATCTGATCTGACAATATCATATAGATATGCCCTAGTGTGCTGCATGCAGTGCTCatacgagagagagagagagagagagagagagagagaacaaacCGGAAGCCCAACTGCAACACTTAGAAGAGAGATTTTGTTAACACCAGCTCTGAGCCTCACACTTTCGCTAAAGGTTAGTTTGGGGGCCTCTAAGCTTCCATATGCAGTTCCTGATCACAGGAAAATACATACTAGGTTCAGTATATGAAAGTTTATGCTGAAGCTATTGGACAATTACTAGCTTCCAATGTGAAATAATGTGCTTGATAGTATCCACGACagaagaaaaaatggaaataataCAAAGTAGTTAGAGTTGGTCAAGTAGAAATGGATCAACTACTCAATCATGTCATGATATATAACTTATAACATGCAGTTGTCTAATCAATTGAATTCTTAAAAAGTATATATCATCTACTTATAAGGATTCCCTCTTCTTCCTCTTGGATCATACCaagaaaaatacaattataGAATTTGAATACTTGTAATATTCCAGAAGAAAATGGTTCTGAGGCTGAAATAACTAGTGTTACTGAAATTGTGTAAACCAGCAGTATACTACTCACCTGACAGCTGATTGTTGATAAAAACATGCAAAGCATGCCCAGCAGACAAAACTGTAAGAACAGGATTCTTTCCATTCCTCAAAAATCCTTCATTGGAATTGATCACAACACTGGCATGAAAAGGAATAAGCATTCAGCGTGGAGAAACAAAATgagcaaatatataaataatgttataaCCAGGATTGTAAAAGAAATGAAGAGTAAAAAGATTAGAGTTATAGCCTTATAGGTCACACTCACTCTGTGGAGTACCACAAGTAATCAGATAAATCTCTGGTTGCATTTATCTGCTCCAACAAGCCAGTCACAGTGAACGAACTATCATCAGTAGTGGTTGTTTCTTCATTAAACGCTTTCCAAGATAGTCCTCCATGAATAGGAACACGAGTCATCTTCATTGTTGTGCTCTGAGAACCAACCTGTAAAGAGATTTGGAATTATCATTGCTGCTGAAATCTTCTGTTGAAGAACTATTGAAAAGAATACTGTTCTCTTCATTGTAAATGAAACTTTGGCCAAACAAGAACAAGGTAAATAAGactccaaaaaaaatatcattatgcccTTTTGTATGTCTACTTTCATGAAACAGAAAAGTCACAAACCTAAAACTGTGTACagttattgttaaaaaaattgttcagtTCAACTAAATAGCATATACTTGGTCAAGCTTTACACTTTACAGTTAGAAAATCTCCATTCTAAGACATAACTAGCCCAGCTCTAGTAATCTGAAATAaaagtttgtttgatttttatctcaCCCTTGCAGTGTTATAAACAGTGTGCTTGCAGTTAGGAAGAATGCTTATAGACCAAGGAGGCAAGTTGTAATGCTGATTTCCAAATGCCACTGTTGCATAAGATTGTGGGTTATAGTTCGCAAGGAATGCAGCACAAGCTCCAGACTTGGATCTAAAAACATGAGCCTGTACATTGGTTATGAAAGTTAAAAGTTTAGTCTAGTTACAAAGATTTTAGATAGGATTGCTAATTCTCAGATAACTGAATCAAGTTATACCTCTTCATAGTTTCCAAGCCGTTGTACAGTAGAATCTCCAGATACTAAAGCAGGTTCACAGAGTTTTATTGCTCTATGTAAATCCTTCAGATGACCCCACTTTGGCTGTCTGGCCAATCCTGCATAGAGAACGAAATAATATATAACTTAAATCATGCAATACAAAAACAATATAAGAACTGACTTTGTTTTCCTTCTGTGCATACCATATTCATCAAGGGGCGCATCGTAATCATAGCTCGTAGCAATAAAGGGGCCACCAGCAGTTCGACCAAAATTTGTTCCGCCATGatactggaatgaaaaaaataaaggggCTTAATTCACTAATAAGGGGTAAATCAAATCCACGCATTGAAATCAACAAATGTTGAAGTTACCATATAATAATTGACAAATGATCCCCCTTTCTGTATAAACCTTGCAATTGAAAATGCCAAGTCCTCAGCAGGTCTGTGAGGAACTGCACCTCCAAACTCAGTAAACCTACAAATTTAAAAGAGTAACACAGGCAATGAGCCGTCAGGCAAAACCTCTAGCATTTATCATTTTCGTTCATACAGAAACCTAAGAAATAACAAGGCACCAAATACAAGctacaaatttattattataccaGCCAGTCCAAGCCTCTGTCCACATCTTTGGTTTGTAAGCCTTATTTGGAGAGAAATAATCACAATAGAAGCCATTGCAAGTGTTAATctgcaaaattttatattggaATTAGGAGCTGGAATTTGATCCTGACTGGAAAAATTGGATTTGCATGCATTCATGCAAATATAATACTTCTTGAGTgtataataaaacaatatatttcTCTCTCCATCACAAATAATGAAAATTGACAAGAATGTTAGATTTTAAATTTCCACCACATGTAATCAGGGTAGTTTCACAAGATTAGAATAGTCAATTGCCAGACATAATAATGAGAACAGTATTGATAGGACTGAACAAGGACAGATCTCAAGTCTCAACAATGAGGAATAATTATTCATTTCCTCCATTAGCAATATGGATAAAACATACTGTCGCTAGTATCCCCACCAAAGATAACGAGCTATTATAAAGATTCAAGAACATGTCtataaaaagtacaaataaTCTGAACTTACAATAGGATCAGGAGCATCATCTTGCTTGCACATGATCCATGGAACCCCGGTGCCAAGTCCTACAGCCATATGTGCTGCCCATTGAGTGTAGGATCTACCAGGAGCACCAATTTCATACTCCATAGGTCCGTATTCATTTTCAATCTGTGCAAAAACAATGGTACAAAAACGTAATGTTTTCTGTATATACATATGTCCATTTTTACTCAATAAGGTTACGATTGTTTCCAAATTAAAAtgttacatgaaaatataaaacaagtGATTGGATTCAGCAGAAGAATAGCTGCATATGTAATCTACCTGGGACAGAATTATTGGACCGCCCTGAGACTCAAATAACCTTTCTGCTTTCATCATATCCACAATCTTCTTGGTAAACTTTTCCATTTGAAACTTCAGCACAGcaacattagaaaaaaaaagggatatTAGTAgacaaattgaaaacataaaacagatattaaaaaaaaaaaggagaattttGTATGATTCTTAAAAGACATAAGAAAGAGTGTTATCTCACCTTAAATGGTCCATTGTCTGTTCTGAAGCTGATACCTGGAATGTACTTGAGCCAAACAGGGAATCCTCTGAAAAATGAATAAGGTAGAGCTGTTAAAAAATTTCCAAGTTCCTATACCAACAATTATTTTTGCCTACGTAAATAGgaaatccatctctttcattACCCGAAGTTCCATTCAGCACAAACATAAGGACCAATTCTGAGGTTAACATAGAGGCCTGCTTGCTGCACTAGCTTTATGAACCTCACCAGATCATAGTTTCCTCCAAAATAATACTACAGTAACCAAGAGAAAgaagaatattaattattaatcattttcaaCAGATAAACTCATATTTTCCACCAAAACAAAACAGCTAAACTTGTTAGAAAagataataacaataacaacaaaaaacagctaaacttgttaaaaaagataataacaacaaaaaaatgcatttttttcaaacacTGCAAGCAAACATTATTCATTACTTTGCCAGGTGAAGGTTCATGTCCATTCCAGAAAACATAAGTTTGAATGACATCCAAACCTCCTTCCTTTGCCTTCTGAATAAGATCTGGCCACATCTGAAAAAAGGAAGATACTTTAAGGTGcccatttgataaaaaaaaaaaaaggccaaaATGGAAAGAAACCTGAAATACATTTGAGTGTAATACCTCAGGGGTGCTTCTGGGGTAGTGAATGGAGCCAGAAAGAAGTATCCTTCTCTGTCCATTGATGATGATAGCCTTATGGTCATAGGACACAGAAGCTGAAGCTTGACCAAGCAGTGAACATGCAAACACCACCAAGAGTAGTGGCACATTCCACACTTTGAGCTTGTTGAAGCTCATGACAACAACAAACAATgaataataatcaataataatactaaACAACACccttgttgtgttgtgttgtttctcaGCTTGGTAAAGCACTAAAGCAGTGGCCTTTGCACACTTTATTCTATGCTTATGTTCTGTTGCTCAAGTCTCCTACTTTTAGCAGAATGATTGAAGAGAAAACACTGtgtgaaaggaaggaaaaaaaatgggagGTTGTAGATTGGAAGAGTGAGAGACAgtgatatatatttcttttttttcttttgatttgttttgaCCTTTTTGGgggattaaaaatttaagatacTTTATGTGAAGGTTCTGTGTTGGAGGAAAAGGGTGGTGCTTTGCAGCTGCTTTTATAAACACTGAAGTGAGGAGTGGACgtctgagagagagagagagagtggggCCTACTTCTCAGGGAACTTTGGGGCCCATACCTTGTTCTTACTCCATCTactaattattttgttaatcacATTATGAAAACATtacacaacaaaaacatatttgtacattcaaaatccaaaatgaaaacatatttttttttacttccttttataaaaaattaattatagaagtaagttaatttttatttgaattaattttaacataaattatacTAATGATAACAcacattatcttttttaataatatttaaattaattattacaaattattttttatataaatttaaattaatgttgacataaattattctttttaattgtaatcaaaataatattatgaattaatttgattaagatTAATAAAGGTAAttcttgtaataattaatttgattatctttATAGATGTTAACTTTATTTAgttgtctttaaaaaatatatccaattaatttaattttaattaaaaaaaatgatgagtacTATTAAAAATGATAGTGTCATGAGATTTTTTCCTCTTAactatgttttttctttcatccttgagaataaaaaatgaattaaggaGATCAAATTCAATGTTACGGGCAAATAGCTTGTTCAtaaattccttttcttttaaactctctaattgtttttattttcttattggtAAAAGTTTTAggattgttaagtagagaaatgaaaaataatgagtaagaatataaaagaaataaagtaaaattaaaaatatttgatcaaagaaaaataaataaatgagaaaagaggtaaaaaaaattagtgataataaatgaataataatacaataaattcactatttttaaataaatttcacgattaaatttattataagtatcctcgtaaaataaattttattgaataagtgaattacttatttaaacacccctttatttttttattctttattttctaatactaaTAGAATACTACCATTTAAGAAAAcaagataaagataaagaattttttattctttattcttttgttaTCTAATACTAATAGAATACTACCATTTAAGAAAACACGATAacgatttattatttaaatgccCATGATGACTATTAGgacatgattttatttttctaccaaaaaaaaaaactatatcctGATACTATTAATTAACAGACTCACTATTCACTTCCAAATATCCGAGTTTCAGAACTGGTAGTAAACATAATGGGATTATGGGAAACACAATTTTGTAGAGGTCTGTTTGGTATTTTGGCCAATAGCTGAAAACGCGTTATCTGAGATATCTTAAACCAAATGAGTAACGACAAAAAATTCTACGCCCAATTTCACTCTCACGCGCGCATCGTAGAAACTGAAGGGAAAACCAATTGAACcaattaaacttttttcttttcttttcaggaACCATTCACGTAAGAAGAAGCTAACAAGTAATTGCTAAAGAAAATTATGACAAGTTCATTGGCTTATTTGATTATATGTAATTgttcttaatttaattgaatttttgttcaaattagcttatttcatgaaaagaatttttgttaaatcaatcaaaacaaacataggcaagtcttttttgtttgtttggtaTATGCAAGGCATGGCAGAGGCGCAGTGCGATCCAGAATGGTGTTGTTGCTCATTCATTGCACTTCTCAACTCTGACTGTATTTTGAATTCAATGACTACGACAAAACTGGAATATTTATGTGATTTCAAATTTGCAGCAAGTATTTGGTTGGAGTTACCAAATgtagtattaaaatatattaaaaattcttattcaaattgaatttattataaatgcTTTAAGGATACTTATTACAAGACTATAAGAAATAGTACAAATTTACTTtatagtatttaaaaatattaatattattattattattattcatttcaaACTTTTAACATCA contains:
- the LOC100781074 gene encoding beta-galactosidase 1 gives rise to the protein MSFNKLKVWNVPLLLVVFACSLLGQASASVSYDHKAIIINGQRRILLSGSIHYPRSTPEMWPDLIQKAKEGGLDVIQTYVFWNGHEPSPGKYYFGGNYDLVRFIKLVQQAGLYVNLRIGPYVCAEWNFGGFPVWLKYIPGISFRTDNGPFKFQMEKFTKKIVDMMKAERLFESQGGPIILSQIENEYGPMEYEIGAPGRSYTQWAAHMAVGLGTGVPWIMCKQDDAPDPIINTCNGFYCDYFSPNKAYKPKMWTEAWTGWFTEFGGAVPHRPAEDLAFSIARFIQKGGSFVNYYMYHGGTNFGRTAGGPFIATSYDYDAPLDEYGLARQPKWGHLKDLHRAIKLCEPALVSGDSTVQRLGNYEEAHVFRSKSGACAAFLANYNPQSYATVAFGNQHYNLPPWSISILPNCKHTVYNTARVGSQSTTMKMTRVPIHGGLSWKAFNEETTTTDDSSFTVTGLLEQINATRDLSDYLWYSTDVVINSNEGFLRNGKNPVLTVLSAGHALHVFINNQLSGTAYGSLEAPKLTFSESVRLRAGVNKISLLSVAVGLPNVGPHFERWNAGVLGPITLSGLNEGRRDLTWQKWSYKVGLKGEALNLHSLSGSSSVEWLQGFLVSRRQPLTWYKTTFDAPAGVAPLALDMGSMGKGQVWINGQSLGRYWPAYKASGSCGYCNYAGTYNEKKCGSNCGEASQRWYHVPHSWLKPSGNLLVVFEELGGDPNGIFLVRRDIDSVCADIYEWQPNLVSYEMQASGKVRSPVRPKAHLSCGPGQKISSIKFASFGTPVGSCGSYREGSCHAHKSYDAFLKNCVGQSWCTVTVSPEIFGGDPCPRVMKKLSVEAICT